From the genome of Solanum dulcamara chromosome 12, daSolDulc1.2, whole genome shotgun sequence:
GATACCAAGGTCGTAACGTAATGATTAATTTAAGTAGATTGAATTACAAGATTTCAAGTTTAAATGAAAGATTCTTTATTTGGTGACGAGTTAGATGCAAAATCTCCAGTAATATAAAgtgcagtccggtgcactaagctCCCGCTATTCGTAGGATTCAAAGAAGGGACCAACCACAAtgatctattgtacgcagccttatctTGCATTTCTACCAAATGTTGTCAAATGGCAAGAACTTCACCAATTATTCCAGCAACATAAAGTGCAACGTTTAAAATTTGCACTCAAGCAACTTTGTCTTCACAAACTAAAAAGaagcttttcctttttctattgaaaaaaaaaaatcgttCTTACAATAAATGATTTTTCAACATCTCAAACACCAACTAGACAACTACAAAAAATGAgtaaaaatcaaacaaaaaactTTCCATTGGTTGAATTTGTACTATGAGCTTTTGTTCAAGTCTTCAATTTGTATTTTCTTTCCATTTGgttgtttcttttccttttttcacCATCAAAACCGGATTTCACAGTACTTGAACATGGACCATTTAAACCATATATAGGCGTAGACGGATCTGTTTGGAAAGTAGAAGCCCCTTTGACTTCTTGATGTGAAAACACAGAGCCAGGGTGCTGATCTTTGAATAGGAAAAAGAGCCATTCCATATTACGTTGGCGCTTCCCTTCTCTTAGGCAAGTTCTGGACCATTTGGTAGTAGATTATAACCATCATGATGTTTGGTATTCTTATATTCAATAGGTATCAACTTCAATATTACTGCAACAAGCAGGCTTGCAGCACCAATTAAGACACTGAGCAACCATAGTTCCCAGCTGAGTGGTGTAGTGCTTGCAAATGTGCCTAAGAACTCAACGATTATAACTTGGAAGACAACAGTGGCAGTTATGACACCTAGGAATATCCAGCTTCCAAAAATGCCACGGAAAACATTTATCTTCTCCATGTCACGACTGTTTATTTCATTGAAGACCTGTATCAAACCCCGAAAAATAAATGACAACCTCTTCATAAAGGTACATCTCAGTGACAATATTACAAATACAAATCCATAGCACGGAAAATGCTCATTCTTTTTTGAAAGAGCAGAAGAAAGCATCGAACAAATGTATCATCTACTGTACTAAAGTTCACAGTAAATACCTGACAGAACACAAATGTGTTGAAAATGAAAGTATTGAGAACTATGGTAGCGTCTGAATCTTCAAGGCTCAGAATATGCTTTCCAGTGAAGTTGAAAACTAAAAGTATAGCAAGTTGGAATATACTTTGTCCAATTATATTTCTCCACATCGTCTTGGAAATCAAACTCACTTCCCTACCAACAGGAGGTCTGTTCATTAGTTCTTCATGAGGTGGTTCAGTGGCCAAGGCAATTGCGCCTAAAGTGTCCATAATAAGGTTGACCCACAGCAGCTGAACCGCAGTAAAAGGAGCGGATCCTGTTATGTTATAGCAACAGGTAAATATCAGCTATCAATTTAGAAATTTGTTCTCACTTTTTTTTCCAATGGCACACACTGATCACTAACAGAAAAACAAATGAAGAACTCGTATAGAACATTGAATACCTGAAATGCATGCGGAGATAAAATTGATCATCAGAGCCACAACACAGACTGTCAGCTGGAACTGCACAaacttttgaatatttatatatacagAACGACCCCATTTAGCCACATTAACGATTGTGCTAAAGTTGTCATCGAGCACTATAATGTCAGCACTTTCTTTAGCAACCTGATAATGTATTTAAGAAAAGAGATGTCAAGAACAGCTTGAAATTATCTATATCAAGAGATGGTAAATTGTCATTTGGAAGCTTTAATACAAGAAATCGTAAATTAACATATTAACCTATGACAGGACTCGGGAGCAATTTACAAACCTCTGTGCCTGCAATACCCATAGCAAATCCAATATCTGCCTCGTTGAGAGCAGGAGCATCATTTGTGCCATCACCAGTAACTGCAACAATCTCGTTAAACATACCTCTTAGATTATTTACCAACACAAGCTTGTCCATTGGTGATGATCGAGCGATCACCTGCATTCAAGATTGTAGCATTTCAGGAACAATTTATTTACACCAAATGGATCAGCAAGAGTGAGATAAAACAAGCAAGAGCATACCTGAATTCTAGGAATTATATTCCTCATTTCATCAGAAGTTCTGTTGCGAAATTCTGGGCCTTCAATGGCCAAACCATCAGCAGTTAGTATCCCGCATTCTTTAGCAATGGCTTTGGCTGTCTTAATATTGTCACCAGTGACCATTCGCACAGTAATTCCAGCAGCTAAACAAGTTTTTACTGCATTTTTAACCCCAGGGCGAACTGGATCTTTAATCCCGACCACAGCAACCAATGTGTAGCCACTATCAGGAATACTATCTTTTTCATAACCATCCTCAATGTCTTTGTAAGCCAAGCAAAGAGTACGTAAGGCTTCGCTGGTGAATTCATTAATGACATCCATTATATTTCTCGTCCGATTTTCTGTCAAATGAACAATTTCACCATTAAGATCGATAAACCTGTCACACATCTTAAAGATTATCTCGGCTGCACCCTTGCAGAAAGATCGGCTGTTTCCATCTGGTAGAGCAATAAGCACagacatttttttcttttctgaatTGAAAGGCTCAACCTTCAGCAGTTTGCAGTCCCTTCTTTGCTTATCAATATCACCACCAAGAAGCAATCCATATTCTAATATTGCTGATTCTGTTGGTGTACCAAGAATAGATTTTTTTCCGCCCTTATCCTTAACAACCTCTGCCCCTGTATTGTGAAATATTGCCTGAAGAAGCAATGCCAATTCTTTTTCTGGTATATTTAAAGGTATTGCATCCCCACCTGCATCAGTTTCTACCTTTTTCGTTTTTTCACAAATCCATATCTTATTAACTACCATTCGGTTTGTTGTAAGTGTTCCTGTCTTATCAGTGCAGATGCAAGTAGCGGATCCCATCGTCTCACATGCGGACAGATGTCTCACCAATGCCTTGTTATCCATTAGCTTTTTCATTGCAAATGCAAGACTCAAAGTCACTGCCAGAGGCAGTCCTTCTGGTACCGCAACAACAATTATAGTTACTGCTGTCACAAAGTAATTTAGAAGAGTCATTGCATCGCCAGAAGACCATTTCGTGAGCTCATGGTGAAGTACTTTCTCTACCAGAAATCTTACAGTCAAAACCATAAATGTCAGAAGAGCAAATGCCAATCCGATCTTTCCAATAATGGTAGCTACACCACTCAACTTAACTTGCAGAGGCGTCTCGTCTTCTACACCATCTGCTAATCTCTCCATCAGCTTACCCCATTCAGTTTTCATTCCAACAGTTGTGATTAACATCTTAGCTGAACCATCTTGCACTTTGGTTCCAGATAGAAGAAAAGGTCTTCCTTCGTATATGCTTATTGGCGCACTCTCGCCAGACATGCTTGATTGATCAATTAGCAAGCTGTATCCGGATATGAATATTCCATCTGCAGGAACCAGATCACCGATAGATAAGTGAACTACATCACCAACCACCAAGTCATAAATCGGAACCTTTTGCCTGGATCCATCTCTTGTGACCTGGATAAGtatctttttcttctccttATCCAAATCCCTAAACTGCAACGACTGCCTGTAGTCACTAATTGCAGTAACAACGACTACCAAGAATACGCTCAATAAAATGCCTAGCCCATCATACGTTCCTTTTGGCCAACCTTCAGTGGCAAATCCCACACTATTGGAGACAGCAGCACAAACCATGAGGATGATGAGAGTTATATCCTGCAAAGCCTCCCACAGGAAAGTCCAAAAACT
Proteins encoded in this window:
- the LOC129877570 gene encoding putative calcium-transporting ATPase 11, plasma membrane-type — protein: MEAELEKLALIVSSYDLETLKKLGGVEGVASRLRVSLNIGVKTSDVPARQHIYGSNKYTEKPFKSFWTFLWEALQDITLIILMVCAAVSNSVGFATEGWPKGTYDGLGILLSVFLVVVVTAISDYRQSLQFRDLDKEKKKILIQVTRDGSRQKVPIYDLVVGDVVHLSIGDLVPADGIFISGYSLLIDQSSMSGESAPISIYEGRPFLLSGTKVQDGSAKMLITTVGMKTEWGKLMERLADGVEDETPLQVKLSGVATIIGKIGLAFALLTFMVLTVRFLVEKVLHHELTKWSSGDAMTLLNYFVTAVTIIVVAVPEGLPLAVTLSLAFAMKKLMDNKALVRHLSACETMGSATCICTDKTGTLTTNRMVVNKIWICEKTKKVETDAGGDAIPLNIPEKELALLLQAIFHNTGAEVVKDKGGKKSILGTPTESAILEYGLLLGGDIDKQRRDCKLLKVEPFNSEKKKMSVLIALPDGNSRSFCKGAAEIIFKMCDRFIDLNGEIVHLTENRTRNIMDVINEFTSEALRTLCLAYKDIEDGYEKDSIPDSGYTLVAVVGIKDPVRPGVKNAVKTCLAAGITVRMVTGDNIKTAKAIAKECGILTADGLAIEGPEFRNRTSDEMRNIIPRIQVIARSSPMDKLVLVNNLRGMFNEIVAVTGDGTNDAPALNEADIGFAMGIAGTEVAKESADIIVLDDNFSTIVNVAKWGRSVYINIQKFVQFQLTVCVVALMINFISACISGSAPFTAVQLLWVNLIMDTLGAIALATEPPHEELMNRPPVGREVSLISKTMWRNIIGQSIFQLAILLVFNFTGKHILSLEDSDATIVLNTFIFNTFVFCQVFNEINSRDMEKINVFRGIFGSWIFLGVITATVVFQVIIVEFLGTFASTTPLSWELWLLSVLIGAASLLVAVILKLIPIEYKNTKHHDGYNLLPNGPELA